A part of Desulfovibrio legallii genomic DNA contains:
- a CDS encoding long-chain-fatty-acid--CoA ligase yields MSTELTRPWFDHYDAFVPHTASVWNKPLYAMLDEAAEKYPNRYALIFQNTRITYKKLRERAELFAGALRRMGVRAGQRVAIMLPNLPQTVIAFWGVIKAGAVVVLTNPLYMEKEIVANMQDSGAEHMVLLDMLWPRVAALRDRLPLRNFIVTGAADALSFPLNVLYRLKKRRSKKAPIPYDNKNVFAWQDFCKGAQRYAAPIADPLRDPIMLQYTGGTTGLPKGVMLTHANLGTNCRQVLDIINVRPETHHTFISLLPFFHVYGLTTGLIIPMALAATTLPLPRYVPQDVLRLIDKRRPTIFPGAPSVYISLLQQKNLASFDLSSIKICVSGSAPLPREIFRRFQEATGAAILEGYGLTEASPITHINPLGKQGQRANSIGMPVPGTDARIVDMEGGSLTLPPGKMGELVVQGPQVMHGYWRRPDETASALRNGWLYTGDLATMDEDGYFYILDRKKDMVLVGGYNVYPREVDEVLLEHPKVLEAVSVGIGDELRGEVLKAYVVPRQGETLTKADVIAWCRQKLANYKVPRLVEFRESLPKTIVGKVLRRALREEEEQKRAQRKKRRNGANAAAQAAAAAEEPLGHA; encoded by the coding sequence ATGAGCACTGAACTTACGCGCCCCTGGTTCGACCACTACGATGCCTTTGTGCCCCACACCGCCAGCGTGTGGAACAAGCCCCTCTACGCCATGCTGGACGAGGCGGCGGAAAAATACCCCAACCGCTACGCGCTTATTTTTCAGAACACGCGCATCACCTACAAAAAACTGCGGGAACGGGCCGAGCTTTTTGCCGGCGCCCTGCGGCGCATGGGCGTGCGCGCCGGGCAGCGGGTGGCCATCATGCTGCCCAACCTGCCGCAGACCGTGATCGCCTTCTGGGGCGTCATCAAGGCCGGGGCCGTGGTGGTTCTGACCAACCCCCTGTATATGGAAAAAGAAATCGTGGCCAATATGCAGGATTCCGGCGCGGAGCACATGGTGCTGCTGGATATGCTCTGGCCGCGCGTGGCCGCCCTGCGGGACCGCCTGCCCCTGCGCAATTTCATCGTCACGGGCGCGGCCGACGCCCTCTCCTTTCCTCTTAACGTGCTCTACAGGCTGAAAAAACGCCGCAGCAAAAAAGCCCCCATCCCCTACGACAACAAAAACGTCTTTGCCTGGCAGGATTTCTGCAAAGGCGCACAGCGCTATGCGGCCCCCATTGCCGATCCCCTGCGCGACCCCATCATGCTGCAGTACACAGGGGGCACCACCGGGCTGCCCAAGGGCGTCATGCTCACCCACGCCAACCTGGGCACCAACTGCCGCCAGGTGCTGGACATCATCAACGTCCGCCCGGAGACCCACCACACTTTTATTTCTCTGCTGCCTTTTTTCCACGTCTACGGCCTCACCACTGGGCTCATCATCCCCATGGCCCTGGCCGCCACCACCCTGCCCCTGCCGCGCTATGTGCCGCAGGACGTGCTGCGCCTGATAGACAAACGCAGGCCTACCATCTTTCCCGGCGCGCCTTCGGTCTACATTTCGCTGTTACAGCAAAAAAACCTGGCCAGCTTCGACCTCAGCAGCATCAAAATCTGCGTTTCCGGCTCCGCCCCCCTGCCGCGCGAGATCTTCCGCCGCTTTCAGGAAGCCACGGGCGCGGCTATCCTGGAGGGCTACGGCCTTACCGAAGCCTCGCCCATCACCCACATCAACCCGTTGGGCAAACAGGGCCAGCGGGCCAACTCCATCGGCATGCCCGTACCGGGCACGGACGCCCGCATAGTGGATATGGAGGGCGGCTCCCTGACCCTGCCGCCCGGCAAAATGGGCGAGCTCGTGGTGCAGGGGCCGCAGGTCATGCACGGCTACTGGCGGCGGCCGGACGAAACGGCCAGCGCCCTGCGCAACGGCTGGCTCTACACAGGCGACCTGGCTACCATGGATGAGGACGGCTACTTCTACATCCTGGACCGCAAAAAGGATATGGTCCTGGTGGGCGGCTATAACGTCTACCCCCGCGAGGTGGACGAAGTGCTGCTGGAACATCCCAAGGTGCTGGAAGCCGTGAGCGTGGGCATCGGCGACGAGCTGCGCGGCGAGGTGCTCAAGGCCTATGTGGTGCCCCGCCAGGGCGAAACCCTCACCAAGGCGGACGTCATTGCCTGGTGCCGGCAAAAGCTGGCCAATTATAAGGTGCCGCGCCTGGTGGAATTTCGCGAAAGCCTGCCTAAAACCATTGTGGGCAAGGTGCTGCGCCGCGCCCTGCGCGAAGAAGAAGAACAAAAACGCGCCCAGCGCAAAAAGCGCCGCAACGGCGCGAACGCCGCCGCACAGGCCGCCGCAGCGGCGGAAGAGCCCCTGGGCCACGCCTGA
- the ispD gene encoding 2-C-methyl-D-erythritol 4-phosphate cytidylyltransferase: MPHPFATPEAADAPWAIVLAAGRGSRMAAATGGEAKQFLSWRGLPLYWHAAQAMSRSGLVAGLVFVFPPERRAVEEERLRALCRSHDFGLPWRCAAGGPARQDSVRLGLEALPPRTRFALVHDAARPFASPALVARVCAALQQGAAGVVPALPVTDTIKTVEGDRVLATLPRHSLAAVQTPQGFRCDVLHRAHQAALAAGNGPATDDAALLEALGEEVRVVPGEAANVKLTRPEDLSLLRPAAPAPRFCTGFGYDVHRYGPGRPMRLGGVPIAEGPQVVAHSDGDVLLHALADALLGCAGLGDIGRHFPDSDPALEGVSSALLLDQVLTMVREAGVTPCHADLTVVAQKPRLSPHGAAIRKNVARLLGLPLTCVNVKATTEEGLGFTGRLEGIKACAVVSAQAASLDSADLSYPLNPPAERL; the protein is encoded by the coding sequence ATGCCCCACCCCTTTGCCACGCCCGAAGCCGCAGACGCGCCCTGGGCCATCGTGCTGGCCGCCGGGCGCGGCAGCCGCATGGCCGCCGCCACGGGCGGCGAAGCCAAGCAGTTTCTTTCCTGGCGCGGCCTGCCCCTCTATTGGCACGCGGCCCAGGCCATGAGCCGCAGCGGCCTGGTGGCCGGGCTGGTTTTTGTTTTTCCGCCCGAACGCCGCGCCGTGGAGGAAGAACGCCTCCGCGCCCTCTGCCGCAGCCATGATTTCGGCCTGCCCTGGCGCTGCGCCGCAGGCGGCCCGGCCCGGCAGGATTCCGTGCGTCTGGGCCTGGAGGCTCTGCCCCCGCGCACGCGCTTTGCGCTGGTGCACGACGCGGCCCGGCCCTTTGCAAGCCCGGCCCTGGTGGCCCGCGTGTGCGCGGCGCTGCAGCAAGGGGCCGCGGGCGTGGTTCCGGCCCTGCCCGTAACAGATACCATCAAAACCGTGGAAGGCGACCGGGTGCTGGCCACCCTGCCCCGCCACAGCCTGGCCGCCGTGCAGACCCCGCAGGGCTTTCGCTGCGACGTGCTGCACCGCGCCCACCAGGCGGCCCTGGCCGCCGGGAACGGCCCCGCCACGGACGACGCCGCCCTGCTGGAAGCCTTGGGCGAGGAGGTGCGCGTGGTGCCAGGCGAAGCCGCCAATGTCAAACTGACCAGGCCCGAAGACCTGAGCCTGCTGCGCCCCGCCGCGCCCGCACCGCGCTTCTGCACCGGCTTCGGCTACGATGTGCACCGCTACGGCCCCGGACGCCCCATGCGCCTGGGCGGCGTGCCCATTGCAGAGGGGCCGCAGGTGGTGGCCCACTCGGACGGCGACGTGCTGCTGCACGCCCTGGCCGACGCCCTGCTGGGCTGCGCCGGGCTGGGCGACATCGGCCGGCACTTCCCCGACAGTGACCCCGCGCTGGAGGGTGTCTCCTCCGCCCTGCTGCTGGATCAGGTTCTGACCATGGTGCGCGAGGCGGGCGTCACGCCCTGCCACGCAGACCTTACCGTAGTGGCCCAAAAGCCGCGCCTTTCTCCCCACGGCGCGGCCATCCGCAAAAACGTGGCCAGGCTGCTGGGCCTGCCCCTGACCTGCGTCAACGTCAAGGCCACCACGGAAGAAGGCCTGGGCTTCACAGGCCGGCTTGAGGGCATCAAAGCCTGCGCCGTGGTCAGCGCGCAGGCAGCCTCTCTGGATTCTGCGGATCTTTCTTACCCCCTGAACCCCCCTGCTGAACGGTTATGA